One genomic window of Nicotiana sylvestris chromosome 10, ASM39365v2, whole genome shotgun sequence includes the following:
- the LOC138878998 gene encoding uncharacterized protein, which translates to MLRRGEEINGVTFMTAKKVSKITVTHEKRVRRVLEEESITFDDADADDLLTSHNDALVISLLVHDTNVKQVLIDPGSSMNIILLRVVNEMQAEDKLIPKAHTLSGFDNSSVVIKGEIVLTTFVEGVVKDTKFQVVEMDMAYNMILGRPWIHEMDVVPSTLHQVIKFPSQWGIWQIRGDQQVSRSINSVADSSAKNEEK; encoded by the coding sequence ATGTTAAGAAGAGGAGAGGAAATTAATGGCGTAACATTTATGACAGCCAAGAAGGTTTCAAAAATTACAGTTACACACGAGAAGCGAGTTCGACGGGTTTTAGAAGAAGAAAGTATTACGTTTGATGATGCAGACGCAGATGACTTGCTAACCtcacacaatgatgcactggtaatatctttacttgtacatgacactaatgtgaaacaagttttgattgatccaggtagctccaTGAATATCATCCTACTAAGGGTGGTAaatgaaatgcaagctgaagataagctgatacccaaggcgcacacttTATCTGGTTTTGACAACTCGAGCGTCGTAATAAAAGGGGAGATAGTACTCACCACATTCGtagaaggagttgtcaaagacacaaaatttcaggtggtagagatggacatggcttacaatatgattctcggaagaccatggattcatgaaatggatgttgttccatctaccctgcatcaagttattaaattcccttCACAATGGGGAATATGGCAAATCCGTGGTGACCAGCAAGTGTCTAGGAGCATTAATTCCGTGGCAGATTCAAGTGCAAAAAATGAAGAGAAATAG
- the LOC138878999 gene encoding uncharacterized protein: protein MKVYIDDMLVKSQQAGDHIQHLSNTFQILRKFNMKLNPEKCAFGVASGKFLVFLVSNCGIEVNPKQIKAIEEIPDTLTSKKEDQFEWSEECQQTLKNLKVYLSNPSLLAKPKDGEKPLNNLVVSEVAVSVVLAREDQVTAYPLCNILHKHELLGRLDKWVIELSEYDITYQPRTAIKSQVLADFVADFSQGIQLEAKKELQVFNGSNPGTWTLFIDGSSNVKGACLGIVFVPPTGETIRQAIKCYHITNNEAEYEAVIAAREARMQQYLKKARDLVRQFQTWKVVQIPREENAEADALANLASVAEITNDENASVIHLFHSVLDQDKNEYGILPEDKKKAQALRKKAAQCCLKQGNLYRKMFGGPLARCLRPSQTEYMMR from the exons ATGAAGGtctacatagatgatatgctAGTCAAGTCACAACAAGCAGGGGATCATATCCAACACTTGTCTAATACATTTCAGATTCTTCGTAAATTTAACATGAAGTTAAAccctgagaaatgtgcatttggagttgcgtCGGGTAAGTTCTTGGTATTTCTCGTTTCTAACTGTGGCATTGAAGTAAATCCCAAACAGATTAAAGCTATCGAGGAAATCCCTGATACACTAACAAgcaaaaaggaa GATCAATTCGAATGGTCTGAGGAATGTCAACAAACACTTAAAAATTTGAAAGTATACTTGTCAAATCCATCGTTGCTTGCAAAACCAAAAGATGGGGAGAAACCACTCAACAACCTTGTTGTTTCAGAAGTGGCAGTAAGTGTTGTGTTAGCtcgtgaagaccaag TGACTGCCTATCCCTTGTGTAATATATTGCATAAGCATGAGTTATTGGGTAGATTAGACAAGTGGGTCATAGAGCTAAGTGAATATGACattacatatcaacctagaaccgcaataaagtcgcaagtgctagcagattttgtggcagattttagccaagggatacAACTAGAAGCAAAAAAAGAACTACAGGTATTCAATGGGTCTAAtccaggaacttggactttatttaTTGATGGTTCATCAAATGTAAAAGGGGCATGTCTAGGTATTGTTTTCGTACCACCTACGGGGGAAACCATacgacaagccataaaatgtTACCATattactaacaatgaggcagagtatgaagctgtgattgcag ccagagaggcAAGGATGCAGCAATACCTGAAAAAGGCACGTGATCTGGTtaggcaattccaaacttggaaagtcgTGCAGATACCGAGAGAGGAAAATGCCGAagcagacgccctagctaatcttgcatccgTTGCAGAAATAACAAATGATGAAAATGCTTCTGTAattcatttatttcattcagtacttgatcaagacaaaaacgag tatgggattttacctgaagataagaaaaaagctcaAGCACTTCGTAAAAAAGCTGCTCAATGttgtttaaagcaaggcaatctttatcgtaaaatgttcggtggtcctcTAGCAAGGTGCCTCAGACCTTCTCAAACAGAATATATGATGAGATAA
- the LOC138879000 gene encoding uncharacterized protein: protein MQRKLLTKDRLAKRGINLDGLCVLCGNAPESIEHLFYECHFSKLCINEVLQWLKIKITNYEGQHLWKRIGRKMGNKFRREFSYAVLAALSYHIWKGRNKALWQSSVPRPSKLCDQIKKECRVRVMEIINKRKQNKDRRKFQEVRSLIRSGFLGSLPVPV, encoded by the exons ATGCAAAGGAAGCTGCTAACCAAAGATAGGCTGGCTAAAAGAGGGATCAACTTAGATGGCCTATGTGTATTATGTGGAAATGCCCCAGAATCAATAGAGCACCTGTTCTATGAGTGTCACTTCTCTAAGCTGTGTATTAATGAAGTTCTTCAGTGGCTGAAGATAAAAATAACAAACTATGAAGGGCAGCATCTATGGAAAAGAATTGGtaggaaaatgggaaacaaattTAGAAGGGAGTTCTCCTATGCTGTACTGGCTGCATTGAGCTACCACATATGGAAGGGGAGAAACAAAGCTTTATGGCAAAGTTCTGTGCCTAGGCCTAGCAAGTTATGTGACCAGATAAAAAAGGAATGCAGAGTTCGTGTGatggagataatcaacaaaaggAAGCAGAACAAGGATAGAAGAA AATTTCAAGAGGTTCGATCACTTATCCGTTCTGGTTTTCTTGGATCTTTGCCCGTGCCTGTTTAA
- the LOC104246538 gene encoding putative late blight resistance protein homolog R1B-12, whose amino-acid sequence MPSNEYLSSKNRLFERLQQPDNSLFYPETFIYGVQFFIHEFKFLVAEERDDGLDKFQRCATQLIGKAYEVEYIVDAFISKEGPLWCLERWLLDIIEEIAHIRNEVAEIQGKKIVEEARNNTGKTQTPSSLARSTIMNDEVVGFKDVIEKLRDKLIRGTKGRDVISITGMPGLGKTTLARRLYSDKLVVSHFDIRKRGDQLADELRKALYSKRYLILVDDVWEASAWDDIIGCFRDANNGSRIILTTRNYEVANYARFQSDPLPLRMFNDEESWTLLRKIVFGEEKSPPLLMNIGQQIAKKCGQLPLSIVLVAGILAETEKKEECWEQVAKNLSPYIHSNSRATIEHSYQNLPYHLRSSFLYFGAFLEDRVIKVSKLIKLWISEGFIKGCEGKSIEDIADGHLENLIRRNLVMGTKKSFGGINIPILLTLFAMTSNLLIAHDDNNDDDNGGGGVGDDYADNNDDDSGGGGGGGGDDGDADTNDDDSGGGDDNGDADNNDDDNSGGSGGSNDDDDNNDTNKEKEEDEYLAKAIWKIMSFYS is encoded by the exons ATGCCTTCAAACGAATATCTGTCTTCAAAGAATCGTCTTTTTGAACGTTTGCAACAACCTGACAATAGTTTATTCTACCCTGAAACTTTTATATATGGAGTCCAATTCTTTATACATGAATTCAAATTCCTCGTTGCAGAAGAGCGAGACGATGGCCTTGACAAATTTCAGCGTTGTGCTACACAATTAATTGGCAAAGCATATGAGGTAGAATACATAGTTGATGCTTTCATAAGCAAAGAAGGTCCTCTCTGGTGCCTTGAGCGTTGGCTTTTGGATATCATAGAGGAGATTGCTCATATCAGAAATGAGGTAGCAGAGATTCAAGGGAAAAAAATAGTTGAGGAAGCAAGGAACAATACCGGCAAAACTCAAACTCCGTCAAGTTTGGCAAGGTCTACAATCATGAATGATGAAGTTGTGGGTTTTAAGGATGTCATAGAAAAATTAAGAGACAAGCTAATAAGAGGAACCAAAGGGCGAGATGTTATCTCGATAACCGGCATGCCAGGTCTAGGAAAGACGACTCTAGCTCGCAGACTCTACTCTGACAAGTTAGTTGTTTCTCACTTTGACATCC GAAAACGTGGTGATCAATTAGCTGATGAGCTACGCAAAGCTTTATACTCCAAAAGATATCTCATCCTTGTTGATGATGTGTGGGAAGCTAGTGCGTGGGATGATATAATAGGATGTTTTCGAGATGCCAATAATGGAAGTAGAATCATTCTAACAACTCGAAATTATGAAGTTGCAAATTACGCTAGATTTCAAAGTGATCCCCTTCCACTTCGTATGTTTAATGATGAAGAAAGTTGGACGTTACTCAGGAAAATCGTGTTTGGAGAAGAAAAATCCCCTCCTCTCCTAATGAACATTGGGCAACAAATAGCAAAAAAGTGTGGCCAGCTACCTCTTTCAATTGTCTTGGTGGCTGGTATTCTGGCAGAGacggagaagaaagaagaatgtTGGGAACAAGTGGCCAAAAATCTAAGTCCCTACATTCACAGTAACTCAAGGGCCACTATAGAACATAGTTATCAAAATTTACCCTATCATTTAAGGTCTAGCTTTCTTTACTTTGGAGCATTTTTAGAGGACCGTGTGATAAAAGTTTCAAAGTTAATAAAGTTATGGATCTCGGAAGGATTTATAAAAGGTTGCGAAGGCAAGAGTATAGAGGATATAGCTGATGGTCATTTAGAGAATCTTATTAGAAGAAATCTAGTGATGGGAACTAAGAAGAGTTTTGGAG GGATCAACATACCAATCCTTCTTACCTTGTTTGCTATGACAAGCAACTTGCTCATCGCAC aTGATGATAATAATGATGATGATAATGGTGGCGGCGGTGTTGGTGATGATT ATGCCGATAATAATGATGATGATAGTGGCGGCGGCGGCGGCGGTGGTGGTGATGATGGAGATGCTGATACGAATGATGATGATAGTGGTGGTGGTGATGATAATGGAGATGCCGATAATAATGATGATGATAATAGTGGTGGCAGCGGTGGTagtaatgatgatgatgataataaTGATACTAacaaggagaaggaggaggatgAGTATTTAGCCAAGGCAATTTGGAAGATCATGAGCTTTTATAGTTag